The Serratia rhizosphaerae genome has a segment encoding these proteins:
- the idi gene encoding isopentenyl-diphosphate Delta-isomerase, translating into MPEPHEQVILLDEHFHQSGTMDKAVVHSNQTPLHLAFSCYVFNRKGELLITRRALNKTAWPGVWSNSFCGHPQPGESQSDAIARRAAFELGLTISPPELVVPHFQYCVTDASGVMENEFCPIYVAHSDAQPQPNPLEVMEYVWVGIEQVIDAINAVPQVFSPWMALQLQQPELLKRIGALA; encoded by the coding sequence ATGCCTGAACCTCATGAGCAGGTTATTTTGCTGGATGAGCATTTCCATCAGAGTGGGACAATGGATAAAGCCGTGGTGCATAGCAATCAGACGCCTCTGCACTTGGCCTTTTCCTGCTATGTGTTTAACCGCAAAGGGGAACTGCTGATTACCCGGCGGGCGCTTAACAAAACCGCCTGGCCCGGCGTCTGGAGCAACTCGTTTTGCGGCCATCCGCAGCCCGGTGAAAGCCAAAGCGATGCAATAGCGCGTCGCGCCGCCTTCGAACTGGGCCTGACCATCAGCCCGCCGGAACTGGTGGTTCCCCACTTCCAGTACTGCGTCACCGATGCCTCCGGCGTGATGGAAAATGAATTTTGCCCAATCTACGTCGCGCACAGCGATGCGCAGCCGCAGCCTAATCCGCTTGAAGTGATGGAGTATGTCTGGGTCGGTATCGAACAGGTGATAGACGCCATTAACGCCGTTCCTCAGGTGTTTTCCCCGTGGATGGCGCTACAGCTACAGCAGCCGGAACTGCTGAAAAGAATCGGCGCGTTAGCCTGA
- a CDS encoding DUF4354 family protein produces MKISTMVASLALAGFCFAANAATPGNIAVYATEKSTGSISIGGKDAYTKTFDVALAKLPGDDIDLSTLCLKAYSPDNKAFKLDTVDEALTTGTLKDGKLVKGIAVFAADNAAVYNAALVKITDDCQ; encoded by the coding sequence ATGAAAATTTCTACCATGGTTGCATCTCTCGCCCTGGCCGGCTTCTGTTTCGCGGCAAACGCGGCTACCCCTGGGAATATTGCGGTATATGCGACAGAGAAGTCGACCGGCTCCATATCCATTGGCGGCAAAGACGCCTACACCAAAACCTTTGACGTCGCCCTGGCCAAATTGCCCGGGGACGATATCGATTTATCAACACTTTGCCTGAAGGCCTACTCGCCGGATAACAAGGCCTTCAAGCTCGATACGGTTGATGAGGCATTAACCACCGGCACCTTGAAGGACGGCAAGCTGGTGAAGGGCATCGCCGTATTTGCCGCTGACAACGCCGCGGTCTACAACGCAGCCCTGGTAAAAATTACCGACGATTGTCAATAA
- a CDS encoding UbiA family prenyltransferase — MIENVSIQKRRDAAFELWLSWRFVRNNVWIGIIAPTLFTLSLCLARGMGTQAIISSILATFIYAYFHIYIADINSQIFGIEEDKINKPDRPLAAQVITLKSAKIRAVVLALLFFAYGLYLGVIGWVLFWILCSLVYSYTPWSNNWLLKNVFVSLGILTQLPVAAHNAGVPFREIADWLLPLLLMTSYMITTQDFRDIKGDARIGRKTFPLVYGMRKGKIIIAVAYLLSIVIAHYTLFMPGEQSGNASALPLFEIGSALILLFVSARLCKRDADSRYDHFTYRLWEYWYTLVCVSIIAVYISR, encoded by the coding sequence ATGATTGAAAATGTCAGCATCCAAAAACGCCGGGATGCGGCGTTTGAGCTGTGGTTATCCTGGCGTTTTGTCAGGAACAACGTCTGGATCGGCATTATCGCGCCAACGTTATTTACGCTGTCGCTCTGCCTCGCCCGGGGGATGGGAACGCAGGCAATAATATCCAGTATTCTGGCTACCTTTATTTATGCTTATTTTCATATCTATATCGCCGATATCAACAGCCAGATATTTGGTATTGAAGAAGACAAAATCAATAAGCCGGACCGTCCGCTGGCGGCTCAGGTCATTACGCTGAAGTCGGCTAAAATCCGCGCCGTCGTTCTCGCCCTGCTGTTTTTCGCCTATGGCCTTTACCTCGGCGTGATTGGCTGGGTGCTGTTCTGGATACTGTGCTCACTGGTATACAGCTATACGCCGTGGAGCAATAACTGGCTGTTGAAGAACGTCTTTGTTTCGCTGGGCATATTGACGCAGCTGCCGGTCGCCGCTCACAACGCCGGCGTGCCGTTCAGGGAGATTGCCGACTGGCTGCTGCCGCTGTTGCTGATGACCAGCTATATGATCACCACGCAGGATTTCAGGGACATTAAAGGCGACGCGCGCATCGGCAGAAAAACTTTTCCGCTGGTGTACGGCATGCGCAAGGGAAAAATAATCATTGCCGTCGCCTATCTGCTTTCCATCGTTATTGCCCACTACACGCTGTTTATGCCCGGTGAACAGAGCGGCAACGCTAGCGCCCTGCCCCTGTTTGAGATAGGATCCGCGCTTATTTTATTGTTCGTCTCAGCGCGTCTTTGCAAAAGAGATGCCGACAGCCGCTATGACCATTTCACCTACCGACTGTGGGAATACTGGTACACCCTGGTGTGTGTTTCCATTATTGCCGTTTATATCAGCCGTTAA
- a CDS encoding UbiA family prenyltransferase has product MAEDISIQKRRGVMFELWLSWRFVKNNIWAGAVAPTLFTLALCAAKGLPGMEIAISTLASFFYAYLHLYVFDINSQIFGIEEDKINKPDRPLAAKIITLASAKIRAVIFTLLFFAYGICLGAIGWTLLWVLFVLLYSYTPWSNNWLLKNLFVALGILTLLPVAAHNASVPFIEVAHWLLSLLVMTSYMITTQDLRDVKGDARIGRKTFPLVYGMRTAKIALSLAYLLSIVIAHYTLFTPGENGSSGALLLFESGSALILLCVAARLCKQNADCRYDHFTYRLWEYWYTLVCISMFVFYISR; this is encoded by the coding sequence ATGGCTGAAGATATCAGCATCCAAAAACGTCGCGGGGTGATGTTTGAATTGTGGCTGTCCTGGCGCTTTGTCAAAAACAATATCTGGGCGGGTGCCGTGGCGCCGACACTGTTTACTCTGGCGCTCTGTGCAGCCAAAGGTCTGCCCGGTATGGAAATCGCCATCAGCACCCTGGCATCATTTTTTTATGCCTATCTTCATCTCTACGTCTTTGATATCAACAGCCAGATATTTGGCATTGAAGAAGATAAAATCAATAAGCCGGATCGCCCGCTGGCGGCAAAAATCATTACGCTGGCGTCGGCGAAAATCAGGGCTGTCATTTTCACACTGTTGTTTTTTGCCTACGGCATCTGCCTCGGCGCCATTGGCTGGACCCTGCTCTGGGTACTGTTCGTCCTGCTGTACAGCTATACACCGTGGAGCAATAACTGGCTGCTGAAAAATCTCTTTGTCGCGCTGGGCATACTGACGCTGCTGCCGGTCGCCGCCCACAACGCCAGCGTACCGTTCATAGAAGTTGCTCACTGGCTACTGTCGCTGCTGGTGATGACCAGCTATATGATCACTACGCAGGATCTCCGCGATGTAAAAGGTGATGCACGCATCGGCAGGAAGACTTTTCCCTTGGTTTACGGCATGCGTACGGCCAAGATCGCCCTGTCGCTGGCTTACCTGCTCTCTATCGTTATCGCCCACTATACGCTGTTTACCCCAGGTGAAAACGGCAGCAGCGGCGCGCTGTTGCTCTTCGAGAGCGGATCCGCGTTAATTTTATTATGTGTCGCAGCGCGGTTGTGCAAACAAAACGCCGACTGCCGCTATGACCATTTTACCTACCGCCTGTGGGAATATTGGTACACGCTGGTGTGTATTTCCATGTTTGTCTTTTATATCAGCCGGTAG